GGCCGTACAGTAGGCGCTGGATCAGTTACAGAAATCGTTGAGTAATTTTTAAGACAAAGGTCTTCCGTCTCCCGTGGCGGAAGACCTTTTTTCATTTCTTTGAAAACAGTCTTGCAACATGGTCTGACATCTTATATACTGAGGAAAGTGTTTGTGCGAGTGGTGAGAGACTTGAATACATATTCTATTTTATTAGTGCTTGCATTCTTGCTGGTGATTCAGTATGATAGAATATGTTGGTCACAAACACAACGCGATGAAGCGGGAGGTTATGACACACCAGGCGGCATTGCCATGGCTAGTGTGGAAATTTCCGCGGAGAATGTCTATTTACAAAATAGGCGAAAAGGAGGGAAATAACATGGCAAATGAAAAAATTCGGATCCGTTTGAAAGCATACGATCACCGCGTGCTTGATCAATCGGCTGAGAAGATTGTCGACACAGCAAAACGTTCAGGTGCTACTGTATCTGGTCCGATCCCACTCCCAACGGAGAAAGCGGTCTACACAGTACTTCGTGCCGTTCACAAGTACAAAGATGCTCGTGAGCAGTTCGAAATGCGTACACACAAACGTTTGATCGACATCGTTAACCCAACACCGAAAACTGTTGATGCGCTTATGCGTCTCGAACTTCCATCGGGCGTTGACATCGAAATCAAACTTTAATTTTTCTTCTATAGATAGTTGATACTAGCCAGAAGATCAAAATCATTCAATATTAGGAGGTGTATCTCATGGCTAAAGGAATCTTAGGAACTAAACTCGGTATGACACAAATCTTCAACGAGTCAGGCGAAGTTGTCCCTGTTACTGTCGTTTCAGTCGAAGGTAACGTTGTTCTTCAATTGAAAACAACGGAAGTTGACGGTTACGAAGCAGTTCAACTCGGCTTTGGTGATATCAAAGAAGGTCGTCAAAACAAA
This region of Exiguobacterium acetylicum DSM 20416 genomic DNA includes:
- the rpsJ gene encoding 30S ribosomal protein S10; the encoded protein is MANEKIRIRLKAYDHRVLDQSAEKIVDTAKRSGATVSGPIPLPTEKAVYTVLRAVHKYKDAREQFEMRTHKRLIDIVNPTPKTVDALMRLELPSGVDIEIKL